A region of Oceaniferula marina DNA encodes the following proteins:
- a CDS encoding ATP-binding cassette domain-containing protein — translation MAATDDLTSQPSPTLNRWSDNLMFWRRSAPEGIKHAAGLVDIFAAFVSIDNRVDRAEAEVALDLLRHAFPEANHAWLSRRLHRALTNPKRPERIASKLKNELSPDDHVALGLQLYLLVTASGSSYLGQEAFTKVMNSLGAEETGQIILEEMKGLYYDGPLPFDKVIFSCLDYADVLLPATGDRSAFRAYQSNDIIIIRNTGKEPIWVSGSSLATGQCLRLRQHQNIRLPEWTLTTEDIGQFLNAARTGHRQTIFLNEQNGQLSANQSRSRSSSVRLDFGLNVHVEALRETSMRLPDQSPLKPGITHILSIQDHLLLEDGTEINLDSLRKQSLETGGRFQMVAGRRECLVSNDPSMLKKEGDILLSAGLAQRTVLKIKFNPQSAEGHVEVIEADHAITINGRPVRSGDKLVDGSLIRLSANQAVRCRFSEGLLDEERTVIRELNVEGLNHRFGLDKTVLDNVEFSVKRGEMLCIMGPSGSGKSTLLSALAGHLHPTRGHVRLNGVSLYKHRARLAPFIASMPQEEALNPQLTVREHLAHAATIRRPHLGHSEHTKRVDAILAELDLQQLAQRKVGAPGEKTISGGERGRLNLGLDLSSAAEIFLFDEPISGLSSKDSEHVAETLHALSRDKIVIASLHRPGARVLRLFDKVLMLDQGGKVAFFGPPKTMISYFQDACEEFQIHLPKQIDTQQEGADFVFDVLETPLHGLTGREGGGARRFPSSFWQDRFEGSQLVEDVARGEIPSQSHLGELPVSDDQMAVPSRSSKQRWIEWFRLFRTHLLRSLLSKFRNRGTIYSILLEAPLLALLIGITLRSSPEGQYDFHTSLHLPVYLFLSATIAMFLGLTNSATEILRDSPVMRRERNCRSGVALYVGAKFLALSILAAIQCGIYIWIGDRMLEIHNMFFIHWGWMTLTAICGTAMALVVSSLVTSERAALSAVPLLLVPQLLLAGALVSFEEMNRGLFQGGDKGRSAGVEPFPARFMPLRYAYEGIMVSQATENTFEEYRRKIQADIDPLKERNDLRLAGDMEQGLSAKESARLETLKSALTRLMASAAIDADVAEDLCWQITHAGRKKDLKAVEAIPPYPSDESIPVKPSSHYFVNSRTDLLVGKAELERVDIHQKTKRSLFLAEWKYWLGMTTKTTHACQWVLGASIAICLMTTILILQRRNRKNN, via the coding sequence GTGGCAGCTACCGACGACCTTACATCCCAACCCTCCCCCACCCTCAACCGTTGGTCGGACAACCTCATGTTCTGGCGTAGAAGTGCCCCTGAGGGAATCAAACACGCCGCCGGGCTCGTTGATATCTTTGCCGCCTTTGTTTCCATCGATAACCGGGTGGACCGGGCCGAGGCCGAGGTCGCTCTGGACCTGCTGCGCCATGCCTTCCCGGAAGCCAACCACGCCTGGCTATCCCGCCGCCTGCACCGGGCACTCACCAATCCAAAACGCCCGGAACGGATTGCCTCCAAGCTGAAAAATGAACTCAGCCCGGACGATCATGTAGCGCTCGGGCTCCAGCTCTACCTTCTGGTCACGGCATCAGGCTCGTCTTACCTCGGTCAGGAAGCATTCACCAAAGTGATGAACAGCCTGGGGGCCGAGGAAACTGGCCAGATCATTCTCGAGGAAATGAAAGGCCTCTACTACGACGGCCCGCTTCCGTTCGACAAGGTGATCTTTTCCTGCCTCGACTACGCCGACGTTCTGCTTCCGGCCACCGGGGACCGCTCCGCCTTCCGCGCCTATCAATCAAACGATATCATCATCATCCGCAACACCGGTAAGGAGCCCATATGGGTCAGTGGCAGTTCGCTGGCCACCGGTCAGTGCCTGCGCTTGCGCCAACACCAAAACATTCGCCTACCCGAATGGACCCTGACCACCGAGGATATCGGCCAGTTCCTCAACGCAGCCCGAACGGGACACCGCCAAACGATCTTTCTCAACGAGCAAAATGGCCAACTCAGCGCCAACCAATCACGCTCACGCAGCAGCTCGGTCCGACTGGATTTCGGCCTCAATGTCCACGTCGAGGCACTGCGCGAAACCTCGATGCGGCTCCCGGACCAATCCCCACTGAAACCCGGGATCACCCACATCCTCTCCATTCAGGACCACCTCCTGCTCGAGGATGGCACGGAAATCAACCTCGACTCCCTGCGAAAACAATCGCTGGAAACCGGAGGTCGCTTTCAAATGGTTGCCGGCCGCAGAGAGTGCCTTGTCTCAAACGACCCGTCGATGCTCAAAAAAGAAGGCGACATCTTGCTCTCCGCCGGACTGGCCCAACGAACGGTTCTGAAAATCAAGTTCAACCCTCAGAGCGCGGAAGGCCACGTGGAAGTCATCGAAGCCGATCACGCCATCACCATCAATGGCCGCCCCGTACGCAGCGGAGATAAACTCGTCGATGGCTCGCTGATCCGCCTCAGCGCTAACCAGGCCGTCCGCTGCCGTTTCAGTGAAGGCTTACTCGATGAGGAACGCACCGTGATCCGGGAGCTTAATGTCGAAGGGCTAAACCACCGCTTTGGCCTGGATAAAACGGTGCTCGACAACGTCGAATTCTCAGTCAAACGCGGAGAAATGCTCTGCATCATGGGCCCCAGCGGCAGCGGTAAAAGCACCCTACTCTCCGCCTTGGCCGGCCATCTGCACCCGACCCGTGGGCACGTCCGGCTCAATGGCGTTTCGCTTTACAAACATCGCGCACGCCTGGCTCCATTCATCGCAAGCATGCCCCAGGAAGAGGCACTCAACCCCCAACTAACCGTCAGAGAACACCTCGCCCACGCCGCAACGATTCGCCGCCCCCACCTCGGCCACAGCGAACACACAAAACGCGTGGATGCCATTCTGGCAGAGCTTGACCTGCAACAACTGGCACAGCGGAAAGTTGGGGCCCCCGGAGAAAAAACCATCAGTGGCGGCGAACGCGGCCGACTGAACCTCGGGCTCGACCTCAGCAGTGCTGCGGAAATCTTCCTTTTTGATGAACCGATCTCGGGACTCTCCTCCAAGGACTCCGAACACGTTGCCGAGACCTTGCATGCTCTCTCCCGGGATAAAATTGTTATTGCCTCGCTGCACCGACCCGGAGCCAGAGTGCTCAGACTCTTTGACAAGGTGCTGATGCTCGACCAAGGAGGCAAAGTTGCGTTTTTCGGCCCGCCGAAGACCATGATTTCCTACTTCCAGGACGCCTGCGAAGAATTTCAAATTCACCTTCCCAAACAAATCGACACCCAACAGGAAGGGGCCGACTTTGTCTTTGATGTGCTCGAAACTCCACTTCACGGACTCACCGGCCGTGAAGGTGGTGGAGCCAGAAGGTTCCCGTCCTCTTTTTGGCAAGACCGATTCGAAGGGAGCCAACTGGTGGAGGATGTCGCCCGAGGGGAAATCCCCAGCCAGAGCCATCTCGGAGAACTACCGGTCAGCGATGACCAAATGGCCGTGCCGTCACGGTCCAGCAAACAACGCTGGATCGAATGGTTTCGTCTGTTCCGGACCCACCTTCTCCGCTCCCTGCTCTCCAAATTCCGCAACCGGGGCACCATCTACAGTATCCTTCTCGAAGCCCCGCTGCTCGCACTCCTCATCGGTATCACTCTGCGTTCCTCGCCCGAAGGCCAATACGATTTCCATACCAGTCTACACCTCCCGGTTTATCTCTTCCTATCAGCAACCATTGCGATGTTTCTTGGCCTCACGAATAGCGCCACGGAAATCCTCAGGGACTCCCCCGTCATGCGCCGGGAGCGCAACTGTCGGTCCGGTGTAGCCCTTTACGTCGGGGCAAAATTCCTAGCGCTCTCGATTCTGGCAGCCATCCAATGTGGCATCTACATCTGGATCGGTGATCGCATGCTCGAAATTCACAATATGTTTTTTATCCACTGGGGGTGGATGACACTGACCGCCATCTGCGGAACGGCCATGGCGCTGGTGGTTTCATCCCTGGTCACCTCGGAACGAGCCGCACTCAGCGCGGTCCCTCTGCTCCTGGTCCCTCAACTTTTGTTAGCCGGTGCGCTCGTCTCTTTCGAAGAAATGAACCGCGGGTTGTTTCAAGGGGGAGACAAAGGCCGCAGCGCCGGAGTGGAGCCCTTCCCGGCACGCTTTATGCCACTACGCTACGCCTACGAGGGGATCATGGTTAGCCAAGCCACAGAAAACACCTTCGAAGAATACAGACGTAAAATTCAGGCTGACATCGACCCCCTAAAGGAAAGAAATGACCTCAGACTGGCAGGCGACATGGAACAAGGGCTCAGCGCCAAGGAAAGCGCCCGACTCGAAACCTTGAAATCCGCCCTCACCCGCCTCATGGCATCTGCCGCCATCGATGCAGACGTTGCCGAAGATCTCTGCTGGCAAATCACCCATGCAGGAAGAAAAAAAGACCTGAAAGCGGTTGAAGCCATCCCTCCCTACCCGTCAGATGAAAGCATCCCGGTCAAACCGAGCAGCCACTATTTTGTGAACTCACGAACCGACCTTCTGGTAGGTAAAGCCGAGCTCGAACGAGTGGATATCCACCAGAAAACGAAGCGTAGCCTCTTCCTGGCCGAGTGGAAATACTGGCTGGGGATGACCACCAAAACCACCCACGCCTGCCAATGGGTGCTCGGTGCCAGCATCGCCATCTGCCTGATGACCACCATCCTCATCCTACAACGAAGAAATCGGAAAAACAATTAA
- a CDS encoding undecaprenyl-diphosphate phosphatase, which produces MEIWKAIVVGIVQGLAEFLPISSSGHIVLTQFILGIREVGAAPQEDIAFEVVLHLGTLVSVLIYFRKRLWDLTCSLFVKEMREERMMILWLGVATLPAVIAYKGAGDWFKAAYNYPVLVSGLLIVTGLVLYIPRLLKNKHTVETVGCRSALVMGVGQALAILPGISRSGSTIASGMVAGVNPAKAAEFSFLMSIPAIAGGMVVAVKERAEEYQDQGVEGVNAVVQAFLSCFSPAYLSGAIAAAVVGLLAIYLVLAAVRRGRLELFSWYCFAAGIAGVVYFSAISAV; this is translated from the coding sequence ATGGAAATTTGGAAAGCAATCGTTGTTGGGATCGTGCAGGGCTTGGCTGAGTTTTTACCGATTTCTTCTTCGGGGCATATCGTGTTGACCCAGTTTATCCTGGGGATTCGCGAGGTGGGGGCGGCTCCACAGGAGGATATTGCGTTTGAGGTGGTGTTGCATTTGGGAACGCTGGTTTCGGTGCTGATTTATTTTCGCAAACGGCTTTGGGATCTGACGTGTTCATTGTTCGTCAAGGAGATGCGGGAAGAGCGGATGATGATCCTTTGGTTGGGGGTGGCGACGCTTCCTGCGGTGATTGCCTACAAGGGTGCCGGTGACTGGTTCAAGGCGGCATACAATTATCCGGTGCTGGTTTCCGGGCTCCTGATTGTGACCGGTCTGGTTTTGTATATCCCTCGCTTACTCAAGAATAAACACACGGTGGAAACCGTGGGCTGTCGCTCCGCTCTGGTGATGGGCGTGGGACAGGCGCTTGCTATTTTACCAGGTATTTCCCGTTCGGGTTCAACCATTGCTTCAGGTATGGTTGCTGGTGTGAATCCGGCAAAGGCTGCGGAGTTTTCCTTTTTGATGTCGATTCCCGCCATTGCAGGCGGCATGGTCGTGGCGGTCAAAGAGCGGGCGGAAGAGTATCAAGATCAGGGGGTTGAAGGCGTCAATGCGGTCGTGCAGGCATTCCTTTCGTGTTTTAGTCCTGCTTACCTATCTGGAGCCATCGCTGCGGCGGTGGTCGGTTTGCTCGCTATCTACTTGGTTCTGGCGGCCGTTCGACGTGGTCGATTGGAATTGTTTTCCTGGTATTGTTTTGCCGCCGGTATCGCTGGGGTTGTGTATTTCTCTGCCATCAGTGCAGTTTGA
- a CDS encoding murein hydrolase activator EnvC family protein produces MPRILQLFSCLLFLLSGARGEVRIKLADGFDYPVGKPDAAGYYKARGLRLRPPVHYGEDWNGRGGGDTDLGDPIYSIADGVVMFAYQLKGGWGRVVLLRHAYRDTQSGKVKFIDSQYAHLRSMSVKTGELVKRGQKIGTLGGNAGMYPAHLHFEMRHNLHIGMQRDSVPRTLTHWADPTAFIKAHRRLKRDWRKHKVPIGTYKPYKGFRGL; encoded by the coding sequence ATGCCTCGAATCCTCCAACTGTTCAGTTGCCTGCTGTTTCTCCTTTCCGGAGCAAGGGGGGAGGTGAGGATCAAGCTGGCGGATGGTTTTGATTATCCTGTCGGTAAACCGGATGCCGCAGGGTATTACAAAGCCCGGGGGCTGCGCTTGAGGCCACCTGTGCATTACGGAGAAGACTGGAATGGCCGGGGTGGTGGGGATACGGATCTTGGCGATCCGATTTATTCAATTGCCGACGGCGTGGTGATGTTTGCCTATCAGCTCAAAGGCGGCTGGGGGCGCGTTGTTTTGCTGCGTCATGCGTATCGTGACACCCAATCCGGGAAGGTGAAATTTATCGATTCCCAGTATGCGCATCTCCGTTCGATGTCGGTCAAGACGGGTGAGTTGGTTAAACGTGGGCAGAAAATTGGGACCCTCGGTGGAAATGCGGGTATGTATCCTGCCCACTTGCATTTTGAGATGCGGCATAATCTGCACATTGGCATGCAACGTGACAGCGTGCCCCGAACCTTGACTCATTGGGCCGACCCCACGGCTTTTATCAAAGCCCACCGACGTTTGAAGCGTGATTGGCGTAAACACAAGGTTCCCATCGGCACCTACAAGCCGTATAAAGGATTTCGCGGACTTTAA
- a CDS encoding thermonuclease family protein — protein MASERKPGRMKGLAICALVAIACYIYLERVPPSSGEGSSELSPVVIDAGSPYDLLSAATLVDHRHNDGDSFWVKHETGETEFRLYYVDTPESRAKTYRNGENNHRRIAQQGDYFGGLDQKQCTRIGAEAKEFVLNLLRAGKFRVATRWESVYGSPRKYAFVLVTIDGRECYLHEVLVARGFARIHTKPAVMPDGTSTQQQKKRLATIEADARSRRLGAWGIK, from the coding sequence ATGGCTTCGGAACGTAAACCGGGAAGGATGAAGGGGCTGGCCATTTGTGCCTTGGTCGCCATTGCTTGTTATATTTATTTGGAGCGAGTTCCTCCAAGTAGCGGGGAAGGAAGCTCGGAGCTTTCACCTGTTGTCATTGATGCCGGTTCGCCATACGACCTTTTATCTGCCGCCACGCTGGTGGATCATCGGCATAACGACGGCGACAGCTTTTGGGTGAAACATGAGACCGGGGAGACTGAGTTTCGCTTGTATTACGTGGACACCCCGGAAAGTCGGGCGAAAACCTACCGGAATGGAGAAAATAACCACCGGAGGATTGCCCAGCAGGGTGATTATTTTGGTGGGCTCGACCAAAAGCAATGCACCCGGATCGGGGCTGAGGCCAAGGAGTTTGTATTGAATCTTTTGCGTGCAGGGAAATTCCGCGTTGCCACACGTTGGGAGAGCGTCTATGGCTCGCCCCGCAAGTATGCCTTTGTGCTGGTCACCATCGACGGGCGTGAATGCTATTTGCACGAGGTTCTGGTGGCCCGCGGGTTCGCTCGGATTCATACCAAGCCGGCTGTGATGCCTGACGGGACCTCGACCCAACAACAGAAAAAGCGACTCGCAACCATCGAAGCGGATGCGCGTAGCCGGCGTCTTGGAGCCTGGGGGATCAAGTGA